From Phaeodactylum tricornutum CCAP 1055/1 chromosome 11, complete sequence, one genomic window encodes:
- a CDS encoding predicted protein, with amino-acid sequence MARAVGISVSGSSSVKASGGSSGGREGPKHSSSWTYTQILTSLLGTSVLLISLFNIYQVHRSSDALLQSKADQSVNNVLKDFMEMKPSNPNPFTSDRDEKGTVHQVSVAQYDRMHEADEGEPIERDYSGAEESDRSTLAGLSCADHGGPLDEFAREMVYWQDISSDSQYTSPFRSKSGQPRRYMTFEPDGGGWNNIRMAMETVLGLGIAMGRTVVLPPEQRMYLLAKDRGRQKTDFGFADFFPMHELATENAGLEMITMQEFLQAEAMTGNLRDKHTGQISFPPENRTDWDGQDVKPLKEWLHNVTHTPFWAPEKCMAAFPASGNHKDVEVLKSMLEQIQKDGGPLQEHVLENPTPVDATPIERMRENLARRKELCVYDETMQKEPVVHFMCNHRLRVRMLVHFYAFLFFEDWREDLWMKRFMRDHMRYIDAIQCPAARIVHALREYARQKDPVNNPRGDFDTFHVRRGDFQFKRTRISAEDILSNTRDELTEGAVIYIATDERDKAFFDPLKQFYDVKFMDDFKNELANVNTNYYGMIDQLVASRGQKFFGCWHSTFTGFIARIRGYHSVKDNLAGFEKGTLPTTFYYATLANKYVMHEYAPLHGAFFNREFPISWRDIDKSVGNLPISDA; translated from the exons ATGGCTCGAGCAGTCGGTATTTCTGTCTCTGGGAGTTCATCCGTCAAAGCGTCAGGGGGTAGTAGTGGTGGAAGGGAAGGCCCCAAACATTCCAGTTCGTGGACGTACACACAGATTTTGACATCCTTGCTAGGTACTTCGGTCCTACTCATTTCGTTGTTTAATATTTACCAGGTCCATCGCAGTAGCGATGCGCTCCTGCAGAGCAAGGCCGACCAATCTGTCAACAATGTTTTGAAAGACTTTATGGAAATGAAGCCATCGAATCCCAACCCCTTCACTTCCGACAGAGACGAAAAAGGTACCGTCCATCAAGTAAGCGTGGCGCAGTATGATCGAATGCATGAAGCAGACGAAGGAGAGCCCATCGAAAGAGACTATTCCGGGGCTGAAGAAAGCGACCGATCCACTCTTGCGGGGCTGTCTTGTGCCGACCACGGCGGTCCATTGGACGAATTCGCTCGTGAAATGGTGTACTGGCAAGATATTTCCAGCGATTCGCAGTACACGAGTCCGTTTCGCAGTAAAAGTGGACAACCCCGCCGGTACATGACTTTCGAACCAGACGGTGGCGGTTGGAACAACATTCGTATGGCCATGGAGACAGTTTTGGGTTTGGGAATTGCGATGGGTCGAACCGTGGTTCTTCCTCCCGAGCAGCGTATGTACTTGCTCGCCAAGGATCGCGGTCGACAAAAAACTGACTTTGGTTTCGCCGACTTCTTTCCCATGCACGAGCTTGCGACCGAAAACGCTGGTTTGGAAATGATCACAATGCAGGAATTTTTACAAGCCGAAGCTATGACGGGTAATTTGCGTGACAAGCATACCGGACAGATTTCCTTTCCACCGGAAAACCGTACGGATTGGGATGGGCAAGATGTCAAGCCGCTGAAAGAATGGCTCCACAATGTCACACATACACCCTTTTGGGCACCAGAAAAATGCATGGCGGCATTTCCCGCGTCGGGCAACCACAAAGATGTCGAGGTATTAAAGTCGATGCTCGAGCAGATTCAAAAGGATGGCGGGCCTTTACAAGAGCACGTACTGGAAAATCCAACCCCAGTAGACGCGACACCAATCGAGCGCATGCGAGAAAACCTTGCCCGGCGAAAAGAGCTTTGTGTATATGACGAAACCATGCAAAAGGAACCTGTCGTTCATTTCATGTGCAACCATAGACTCAGGGTACGCATGCTGGTCCACTTCTACGCGTTTTTGTTCTTTGAAGATTGGCGGGAAGACTTGTGGATGAAGCGCTTCATGCGCGATCATATGAGATATATCGACGCTATTCAATGTCCTGCGGCTCGCATCGTGCACGCACTGAGAGAGTACGCCCGGCAAAAAGATCCTGTAAACAACCCCCGCGGGGACTTCGATACCTTTCATGTAAGACGTGGCGACTTTCAGTTCAAGCGCACGCGAATCTCGGCTGAAGACATTCTCAGCAACACAAGAGACGAGCTGACGGAGGGTGCCGTAATATACATTGCTACAGATGAACGCGACAAGGCGTTTTTCGATCCCTTGAAACAATTCTACGATGTTAAGTTCATGGATGATTTTAAAAATGAATTGGCGAATGTGAATACGAACTACTATGGCATG ATTGATCAGCTCGTTGCATCACGGGGTCAAAAGTTTTTTGGATGTTGGCACTCCAC GTTCACTGGCTTTATTGCCCGAATAAGAGGCTATCACTCGGTCA